ttctttttcttttttttgaaataggggttgggggagtcgaaccttaaaCCTCTCAAGGCtacaaggatgcactttccaccaggctaagtctCAAAGTGcttttactttctttttatctctcattaattttttttatttcacgtattataatattattgaattaaatgaattattgtACATAACCGTTGTATTGTAAAATCACTTCCTCTTAAGATAGGATTAACCATAAAGCAGTTTTTCTTtacaagaaattatttttaatactaaAGTACATGAACATATTGCATGAGAACTTATTACACGAAGCTAGTCTCATATACATATTGCATGAGAACTTATTACACGAAGCTAGTCTCATATACATATTGCATGAGAACTTATTACATGAAGCTCAACTTTCAAGCAAAGCACTCATATCTTTTGAATAAGGAGATTCACACCATGCTCAGGCTCCAAAAGCAGACCATAAGTAGGTGAGTGTCGATATTTAGGAGAGATAGTAAGTTTGAAATTAGAGAGTATGACAGCAAAAAACACTTTCAATTCTATTAAAGCCAAGTTCTGTCCAGGACACACTCGAGCTCCCAATCCAAAAGGTATATAGGCTTGTGAAGACTTGCAAGCTCCAGTAACTCCATTAGTGAACCTCTCAGGATTAAACACGTCTGCATCAGCTCCCCAATATTCAGGATTACGATGCAATGCTGGTAGCCATATCCAAATGTCCATTCCTTTTGGAACCTTCAATTCACCAAGCTTCACATTTTGCATTGCCTCTCTTGAAACCAATGTCACTCCTGGATAAAGCCTCAGAACCTCTTGGATCACCATTTTTAACTGCATGAAAAACACAAAAATCAGTTAAAAATACGGATGCAGTGCAACTTCTCAATTTATATCTATTTATGTGAATGTATCTACCACTTTCATCTTGCTGAGCATATTGTAGTCTAGGAGCTGTTGTCCCTTACAAATCTCTAAAACTTCAAACCGAGCACGGTCTTGCCATTCAGGATGTGAAGCTAGTAACATTAAACCCCAAATTGCTGCAACAGCCGGGGATTGGTACCCACCAAACATCATATTTTTGCAATTGTCAACTATGAACTCATCTTCTGTTAACTTTCCAAGCTCACCATTCTTGGATCCTTCAATGATAGCTTGTAATAAGTCCTGATGAGATGTAGATCCACTTCTCTCCTTAGCTATGTCCATTATCATTCCATGGATCTCTTTTGCTAATCTCCATGTTTTTCTATTCCTTTCTATAGGAAGAAATCTTATTCATAAACGTAACAATGAGTATTAGTCGTGCAAGTGATTTAGATAAAACTAAACTAAAAAGGTGAAGGATATACATACCTTAGTAAAGGAATCCCAAGAGTTGTGGTTTCACCCATAGCCTTGAGGAGTTCATGACACTTGGAAAATACTTTAATTCCTTTATGATGATCACTtccaaatattatttttgaggCAATATAAGTAGTGAAAATTCTCGCATGCTCATCCACCACTATATCAACCATCCCACCCTCACCTTCTCTATCTATTATCTTCTCCCATGCTTTAACTACCATACTACCAGATTCGACCATCAGATTCACCATATCctgtatataataaatattattttttattaaagcaaataattttaattagccTTACAAATTAAATCCATAAATTTAATTACCTTAACCTTGTGCATGTAGAGTTGAGGGGCAATGGTCTTTCTTTGATGATGCCAAACATCACCGTTTGCAGTATTAAGGCCCTTGCCTAATAGAACTCCTCTGTCATTTTGTAAATAAGCAGGTTTTCCAAGTTCAAATGATGTGAACAGATTTATTTCTCTCACTATGCTCAGATTATTCACGTACAACAATTGTATTCCACCAAGTGCAAACTTGAATAACTTACCTGTCGTATATGATGAACATAACTAGGAGTTAACGAATGAGAATTGATTTAGAGTCTGTCTGAAATCTTAAAAATgttaataaaaacaaaatatatatgaaaaagggGAAATTTATATGTATGAAATACCATAGTTTTTGGCCCAATGCTTGAGATAGGGTAAGACAATTAAGGGACCATCGATCTGTGGAGTTTCAGAATTTTGAGAAACCATTCTCTCCATTTCTGGTATGTTTCCCAACAGCAGAGAAGGTGGAGGACCTTTGATTCCTTGCTCTCTAATAAGCTTATTAGTTTTATAGCTCTCATGCTTCCACCAcgcaacataacataaacaaatGACGAGAAAACTCCATAAAAGAAACATCATAGACTGAAGCGTTGATAGAAATTTACACCCCATTTGTATTGCTGGATTCATGGACGTGGCTCTTTAAATAGACATTCACATGCATGACATTATCTCCAAGTGATAAATACCTCACCTATCATATCATCTGCATGTGATAAATGTttactataaataaataaagaaaaaaaaattagcttatttatatataacaaaattatgaaacaatttgtttttctttaattattaaaaatttaaatcttttttatttctgtttatttttatttttacttttaatctaAGCTgtactgaaaataaaatatttttagttgcAATTAGCCATCCACGATCAGTTATGAGCCATAAGTGACAGCTATTAATTAttaactatatttatataaaatagttGTTTTGGATTTGGTTGTAAATCTATGATCTCCTTTAGTTTTGAGGGCATTTGTTTAGTGCATgtgtaatttatttgctttgactGTAGGGTGGTTTATTTTCTAATTTGCTTTGTTGCATGGTGACgcgtgttttttcttttttttttttataagcaaaaatttttattgaaataagaatcaggaaaaaatttaatatgatcaTTGAAAACTATCTTCTCAAACCCTTACTCAGCTTAGATCAATAGTATACTAAGTGAAAAAAACTTAAGGAatacagaaagaaaaaaaaataaagaaaaaagcaCTCAAATTAGAAAGTGCCTACAAAGTCTTCAACCCAATCAAGTTTCTTAGCAAGACGATCAGCTACAACGTTAGGAGATTAACCCAAGAATTTGCATTGAGTGCAAAGAGTGACAACAGATCAAGAATCTTAAAAATGGCTTTTAATTCAGCAACATTGGACTCTTCAACCCCTACCGGAAATGAGAAGATGCAAAGTATAATATCCGGCTAAACTATGCTATCATAACTCTAACTTttcgacggaatctccgttagaATATAAAATCTCAAAATCGAAAACTTTGAAAGggtaaaattgatttttataaaatgaatttaaaagattttaaaatgtgaaaaaaaatttttcaaatcattaaggttcggccgccgaacctctcaaaTTTAGCCGCCGAATACAAGCTGGCAGACCCAACTATAAAAGACCTCCAACTCGATTTTGAGAAGAGTTTTTCTCTCTTCGTTTGGGCAAAGGTGAGCCTAAAACCTCTTGATGATTTTTGCTTTGACCTTTCTTTAAATCCTCtataaattcatgagttttacatttattttgaagaatcaaatttgattttcatgttttagcTTTTGGGATCCTCAGAGctcatctcttcttctcctctgaatttctccttGTTGTTGTAGTTGTGTTtctttcaagaggtaagtttgtTTTTCTCTAAACTCATTGTTCTTAGGCTAGATATGA
This sequence is a window from Manihot esculenta cultivar AM560-2 chromosome 4, M.esculenta_v8, whole genome shotgun sequence. Protein-coding genes within it:
- the LOC110613005 gene encoding cytochrome P450 714C2 isoform X2; protein product: MGCKFLSTLQSMMFLLWSFLVICLCYVAWWKHESYKTNKLIREQGIKGPPPSLLLGNIPEMERMVSQNSETPQIDGPLIVLPYLKHWAKNYGKLFKFALGGIQLLYVNNLSIVREINLFTSFELGKPAYLQNDRGVLLGKGLNTANGDVWHHQRKTIAPQLYMHKDMVNLMVESGSMVVKAWEKIIDREGEGGMVDIVVDEHARIFTTYIASKIIFGSDHHKGIKVFSKCHELLKAMGETTTLGIPLLRFLPIERNRKTWRLAKEIHGMIMDIAKERSGSTSHQDLLQAIIEGSKNGELGKLTEDEFIVDNCKNMMFGGYQSPAVAAIWGLMLLASHPEWQDRARFEVLEICKGQQLLDYNMLSKMKVLKMVIQEVLRLYPGVTLVSREAMQNVKLGELKVPKGMDIWIWLPALHRNPEYWGADADVFNPERFTNGVTGACKSSQAYIPFGLGARVCPGQNLALIELKVFFAVILSNFKLTISPKYRHSPTYGLLLEPEHGVNLLIQKI
- the LOC110613005 gene encoding cytochrome P450 714C2 isoform X3, translated to MLCSSYTTGKLFKFALGGIQLLYVNNLSIVREINLFTSFELGKPAYLQNDRGVLLGKGLNTANGDVWHHQRKTIAPQLYMHKVKDMVNLMVESGSMVVKAWEKIIDREGEGGMVDIVVDEHARIFTTYIASKIIFGSDHHKGIKVFSKCHELLKAMGETTTLGIPLLRFLPIERNRKTWRLAKEIHGMIMDIAKERSGSTSHQDLLQAIIEGSKNGELGKLTEDEFIVDNCKNMMFGGYQSPAVAAIWGLMLLASHPEWQDRARFEVLEICKGQQLLDYNMLSKMKVLKMVIQEVLRLYPGVTLVSREAMQNVKLGELKVPKGMDIWIWLPALHRNPEYWGADADVFNPERFTNGVTGACKSSQAYIPFGLGARVCPGQNLALIELKVFFAVILSNFKLTISPKYRHSPTYGLLLEPEHGVNLLIQKI
- the LOC110613005 gene encoding cytochrome P450 714C2 isoform X1 is translated as MMFLLWSFLVICLCYVAWWKHESYKTNKLIREQGIKGPPPSLLLGNIPEMERMVSQNSETPQIDGPLIVLPYLKHWAKNYGKLFKFALGGIQLLYVNNLSIVREINLFTSFELGKPAYLQNDRGVLLGKGLNTANGDVWHHQRKTIAPQLYMHKVKDMVNLMVESGSMVVKAWEKIIDREGEGGMVDIVVDEHARIFTTYIASKIIFGSDHHKGIKVFSKCHELLKAMGETTTLGIPLLRFLPIERNRKTWRLAKEIHGMIMDIAKERSGSTSHQDLLQAIIEGSKNGELGKLTEDEFIVDNCKNMMFGGYQSPAVAAIWGLMLLASHPEWQDRARFEVLEICKGQQLLDYNMLSKMKVLKMVIQEVLRLYPGVTLVSREAMQNVKLGELKVPKGMDIWIWLPALHRNPEYWGADADVFNPERFTNGVTGACKSSQAYIPFGLGARVCPGQNLALIELKVFFAVILSNFKLTISPKYRHSPTYGLLLEPEHGVNLLIQKI